The following proteins are co-located in the Haloarcula marismortui ATCC 43049 genome:
- a CDS encoding NUDIX hydrolase yields the protein MPTLADFADRDVHTRRVTRETDTAGVDGVRARADRGLRWAVGALVTDPADRLLFVYEDDIWKLPGGGVETGETRQEAVCREVREETGVRIAVDELAAVTEVTVTDGDRKATFFFGTYRGTADATALASDPGLDGESIETVTWRDSVPENCLDESLVRRLR from the coding sequence ATGCCGACGCTTGCGGATTTTGCGGACCGCGACGTGCACACCCGCCGAGTAACCAGAGAGACTGACACGGCGGGCGTAGACGGCGTCCGCGCCCGTGCTGACCGCGGCCTTCGCTGGGCGGTCGGCGCGCTCGTCACCGACCCGGCGGACCGCCTGCTGTTCGTCTACGAGGACGACATCTGGAAGCTCCCGGGCGGCGGCGTCGAAACCGGCGAGACGCGTCAGGAGGCAGTGTGCCGCGAGGTCCGCGAGGAGACCGGTGTGCGTATCGCTGTCGACGAACTGGCTGCCGTCACCGAGGTCACAGTAACCGACGGCGACCGCAAGGCGACGTTCTTCTTCGGGACCTATCGCGGGACGGCAGATGCAACGGCGCTCGCGTCGGACCCCGGCCTCGACGGCGAATCGATAGAGACCGTCACGTGGCGGGACTCGGTTCCCGAAAACTGTCTGGACGAGTCGCTTGTACGGCGACTCCGGTGA
- a CDS encoding bifunctional methylenetetrahydrofolate dehydrogenase/methenyltetrahydrofolate cyclohydrolase, which produces MTEIIDGNAVAQSIRDDLVASIDRLADAGHRPSLATVLMSEDPASETYVSMKQDDCEEVGIEAIDIDIDSDADAAELYDTIEDLNADEDVNGILVQMPVPDHVEDRSVLRAIDPMKDVDGFHPENVGRLVAGDARYKPCTPHGIQKLIESAGVDTEGKDAVVVGRSDIVGKPMANLLIQKAPGGNATTTVCHSRTENLAERTRNADILVAAAGVPEMIDGKMIQEGATVIDVGINRVDADTEKGYELVGDVEYESAKEVAGAITPVPGGVGPMTRAMLLYNTVKATGLQHDIDVDLP; this is translated from the coding sequence ATGACAGAGATTATCGACGGCAACGCCGTCGCACAGTCGATTCGGGACGACCTTGTTGCGTCCATCGACCGCCTCGCCGATGCCGGCCACCGCCCGTCGCTGGCGACGGTGCTGATGTCCGAGGACCCGGCCAGCGAGACGTACGTCTCGATGAAACAGGACGACTGCGAGGAGGTCGGTATCGAGGCCATCGACATCGACATTGACTCCGACGCGGACGCCGCCGAACTGTACGACACCATCGAGGACCTCAACGCCGACGAGGATGTCAACGGTATTCTGGTCCAGATGCCGGTCCCCGACCACGTCGAGGACAGGTCGGTCCTGCGCGCCATCGACCCGATGAAAGACGTCGACGGCTTCCATCCGGAAAACGTCGGTCGGCTCGTAGCCGGTGACGCACGCTACAAGCCCTGTACGCCACACGGTATCCAGAAGCTCATCGAGAGCGCGGGCGTTGACACCGAAGGCAAAGACGCCGTCGTCGTCGGCCGCTCGGACATCGTCGGCAAGCCGATGGCGAACCTGCTCATCCAGAAGGCACCCGGTGGTAATGCGACGACGACGGTGTGTCACTCCCGCACCGAGAACCTCGCCGAACGGACGCGCAACGCCGACATCCTCGTCGCTGCGGCCGGCGTCCCGGAGATGATCGACGGCAAGATGATACAGGAGGGCGCGACGGTCATCGACGTGGGTATCAACCGCGTCGACGCAGACACGGAGAAGGGGTACGAACTCGTCGGTGACGTGGAGTACGAGAGCGCAAAGGAGGTCGCTGGCGCAATCACGCCGGTCCCCGGCGGCGTCGGTCCGATGACTCGCGCGATGTTGCTGTACAACACGGTCAAAGCGACGGGCCTGCAACACGATATCGACGTCGACCTCCCCTGA
- the glyA gene encoding serine hydroxymethyltransferase yields the protein MSYETVREADPAVADALEGERGRQNDTLAMIASENHVSEAVMEAQSSELTNKYAEGYPGERYYGGCEYADDVEELAIDRAKELWGADHVNVQPHSGSQANMGVYLGVLEPGDKILSLDLTHGGHLSHGHPANFAGQVYEVEQYKVDEETGYVDYEGLHDHAEEFEPDIIVSGYSAYPREVDFERIQEAADAVDAYHLADIAHITGLVAAGVHESPVGVADFVTGSTHKTIRAGRGGIIMCDEEYADDIDAAVFPGSQGGPLMHNVAGKAVGFGEALAPEFEQYAQQTVDNAIALGEQFKEHGLSLVSGGTDNHLVLIDLRPSHPDTTGKEVEEALEEAGIVLNANTVPGETRSAFNPSGIRAGTPALTTRGFDEDACREVADLIYKVVDAPHDDDVVAEVSDRVDEMTDEYTLYE from the coding sequence ATGAGCTACGAAACCGTACGGGAAGCGGACCCGGCAGTTGCAGACGCCCTTGAGGGTGAACGAGGCCGGCAGAACGACACACTGGCGATGATTGCCAGTGAGAACCACGTCAGCGAGGCTGTGATGGAGGCACAGAGCTCCGAACTGACGAACAAGTACGCCGAGGGCTATCCCGGCGAACGCTACTACGGCGGCTGCGAGTACGCCGACGACGTCGAGGAACTCGCTATCGACCGCGCGAAAGAGCTATGGGGCGCGGACCACGTCAACGTCCAGCCACACTCCGGTTCACAGGCCAACATGGGCGTCTATCTCGGCGTCCTCGAACCCGGCGACAAGATCCTCTCGCTTGACCTGACCCACGGCGGCCACCTCTCGCACGGCCACCCGGCGAACTTCGCCGGGCAGGTGTACGAAGTCGAACAGTACAAGGTCGACGAGGAAACCGGCTACGTCGACTACGAGGGGCTCCACGACCACGCAGAGGAGTTCGAACCGGATATCATCGTTTCGGGCTACTCGGCGTACCCCCGAGAGGTCGACTTCGAGCGGATTCAGGAAGCCGCCGATGCGGTCGACGCTTACCACCTTGCGGACATCGCTCACATCACTGGTCTCGTTGCTGCCGGCGTCCACGAGTCGCCGGTCGGCGTCGCCGACTTCGTCACCGGGTCGACGCACAAGACCATCCGCGCCGGCCGCGGTGGCATCATCATGTGCGACGAGGAGTACGCCGACGACATCGACGCTGCCGTCTTCCCCGGCTCGCAGGGCGGCCCGCTGATGCACAACGTCGCCGGCAAGGCTGTCGGCTTCGGTGAGGCGCTTGCTCCCGAGTTCGAGCAATACGCCCAGCAGACTGTCGACAACGCCATTGCGCTCGGCGAACAATTCAAAGAGCACGGCCTCTCGCTGGTCTCCGGCGGCACGGACAACCACCTCGTGCTCATTGACCTCCGGCCGTCCCATCCTGACACCACCGGCAAGGAAGTTGAGGAAGCGCTGGAGGAAGCTGGTATCGTCCTCAACGCCAACACGGTTCCCGGCGAGACCCGCTCGGCGTTCAACCCCTCGGGCATCCGCGCCGGCACGCCCGCGCTCACCACGCGTGGCTTCGACGAGGACGCCTGCCGCGAGGTCGCGGACCTCATCTACAAGGTCGTCGACGCTCCCCACGACGACGATGTCGTCGCGGAAGTCAGCGACCGCGTGGACGAGATGACCGACGAGTACACGCTGTACGAATAA
- the tbsP gene encoding transcriptional regulator TbsP yields the protein MTENLLQDDIGSMLTTVFGATDEPVYVVNPSRQTISELVSTLDADSGAPEVRLLADERALKDVMDDFLVASTAADLIDEGRLTMRLLDDVPNHSVAVTVDTVYALVTISDTVGGLGTDDAAFVDNAYDYHDSAWTDADEYSLRTPPLNRVQSTLESDIGPETASDFNDVLSSLSTARGDGDGLDEVTISLLVAARNGELLYDISKWGEDVGLASKATFSRTKTKLEDMNLIDTEKVPIDVGRPRLRLMLGDDRLKDADPDELASVAQSILAA from the coding sequence ATGACCGAAAATCTCCTGCAAGACGACATCGGGTCCATGCTGACCACGGTGTTTGGGGCAACCGACGAGCCGGTGTACGTCGTGAACCCGTCGCGGCAGACCATTTCTGAGCTTGTATCGACACTAGACGCAGATTCGGGCGCTCCGGAAGTTCGGCTGCTGGCCGACGAGCGGGCACTGAAAGACGTCATGGACGACTTCCTCGTTGCGAGCACCGCGGCCGACCTCATCGATGAGGGGCGGCTCACGATGCGACTGCTCGACGACGTGCCGAACCACTCGGTCGCGGTAACTGTTGACACGGTGTACGCGCTCGTCACGATCAGCGATACGGTCGGCGGTCTCGGGACCGACGACGCAGCATTCGTGGACAACGCCTACGACTACCACGACTCAGCTTGGACGGACGCCGACGAGTACTCACTCCGGACGCCGCCACTCAACCGCGTCCAGAGCACGCTTGAATCCGATATCGGCCCGGAAACCGCGTCGGACTTCAACGACGTTCTCAGCTCGCTGTCGACGGCCCGCGGCGATGGTGACGGGCTTGATGAGGTCACCATCAGTCTGCTCGTGGCTGCCCGAAACGGCGAACTCCTGTACGACATCAGCAAGTGGGGCGAGGATGTCGGGCTGGCGAGCAAGGCGACGTTCTCGCGGACGAAGACGAAACTCGAAGACATGAACCTCATCGACACCGAGAAGGTCCCGATTGACGTGGGTCGCCCGCGACTCCGCCTGATGCTCGGTGACGACCGACTCAAAGACGCCGACCCGGACGAACTGGCCTCCGTCGCCCAATCCATCCTCGCCGCGTAG
- a CDS encoding YcaO-like family protein, giving the protein MRTVEVVGRGPAVDALAAFLADIDVSVAQPSTPADSSGDLAIVVDTVGSERFAAWNDRAKDDAIPWVAVELGGVGGVPVTDAAISGFGPETGCFDCLRTRVEATVDDTEEVTGAPAAATQRFAGALAGRLVTQFLDGDAALLGTVTELPHTQRRFLPVPGCDCGGTQGHSLGDGRQTAPDSEALSRAELGLDDRVGIATEVGEVESFPAPYYLSTLADTAGFSDVSAAAKAAGVAIDWDTAFMKALGENYERYAAGVYREGNLQHGTVADVPAAVTPDTFVRDEAEWDESHALPWVPAENLLTDEQRSLPAETVHYPPPSNAVRPATTTGLGLGNTVTEALLTGLYEVIERDAAMLSWYSTFDPLRVAIDEHEQYETLRRRATSEGLDVTALLLTQDVDVPVITVALAQDEWPRFALGTDADLNPGAAAVGALEEALQNWMELDSMGPEAAMDAQGAIGRYAKSPGEAADLTASETAVPLDSLGPDVDLSGEAELETLCDRAADAGLAPYGTRLTTRDLEQLGFEAVRVVCPSAQPLFFGESFFGERAETVPADLGFEPRLDRDHHPFP; this is encoded by the coding sequence ATGCGAACTGTCGAAGTCGTCGGGCGTGGACCGGCTGTTGATGCACTTGCCGCGTTTCTCGCTGATATCGACGTTTCAGTAGCACAGCCGTCGACACCAGCGGACAGCAGTGGCGACCTCGCCATCGTCGTCGATACCGTCGGTTCGGAGCGGTTTGCGGCGTGGAACGACCGGGCGAAAGACGATGCCATTCCGTGGGTCGCCGTCGAACTGGGCGGCGTCGGTGGTGTCCCGGTGACTGACGCCGCGATTAGCGGCTTCGGACCTGAGACGGGCTGTTTCGACTGTCTCCGGACGCGGGTCGAGGCGACGGTCGATGACACCGAGGAAGTCACAGGAGCCCCGGCAGCAGCCACGCAACGATTCGCGGGAGCGCTGGCCGGTCGACTGGTGACCCAGTTTCTCGACGGCGACGCTGCTCTCCTCGGGACCGTCACGGAACTTCCACACACCCAGCGGCGGTTCCTGCCTGTCCCAGGCTGTGACTGTGGCGGGACACAGGGCCATTCCCTCGGCGACGGTCGGCAGACGGCCCCCGACAGCGAGGCGCTATCGCGGGCGGAACTGGGCCTCGACGACCGGGTCGGTATCGCCACGGAGGTCGGTGAGGTCGAATCGTTCCCGGCTCCGTACTACCTGTCGACGCTCGCCGACACCGCCGGATTCAGCGACGTGTCGGCCGCCGCCAAGGCCGCCGGTGTTGCCATCGACTGGGACACAGCATTCATGAAAGCGCTGGGCGAGAACTACGAGCGGTACGCGGCCGGCGTCTACCGGGAAGGGAATCTACAGCACGGAACAGTCGCCGATGTACCGGCTGCCGTCACACCCGATACGTTCGTCAGAGACGAGGCCGAGTGGGACGAATCGCATGCGCTCCCCTGGGTTCCTGCCGAGAATCTGCTGACCGACGAGCAGCGGTCGCTGCCCGCCGAAACCGTCCACTATCCGCCGCCCTCGAACGCTGTCAGACCGGCAACGACGACCGGGCTCGGACTGGGCAACACCGTCACGGAGGCCTTGCTGACCGGGCTGTACGAGGTTATCGAGCGCGACGCCGCGATGCTGTCGTGGTACTCGACGTTCGACCCGCTCCGCGTTGCCATCGATGAGCACGAGCAGTACGAAACGCTCCGGCGGCGCGCCACATCTGAGGGCCTCGATGTGACGGCGCTGTTACTGACACAGGACGTGGACGTGCCAGTCATCACTGTCGCACTGGCACAGGACGAGTGGCCGCGCTTCGCGCTCGGGACCGACGCGGATCTGAACCCGGGTGCGGCCGCCGTCGGCGCGCTGGAGGAGGCGCTCCAGAACTGGATGGAACTCGATAGTATGGGTCCCGAGGCGGCCATGGATGCACAGGGTGCTATCGGGCGCTACGCCAAGTCGCCCGGTGAGGCGGCCGACCTGACGGCTTCGGAGACGGCAGTCCCGCTGGACTCGCTTGGCCCTGATGTGGACCTCTCTGGCGAGGCAGAGCTAGAGACGTTGTGTGACCGGGCGGCCGACGCGGGGCTCGCTCCGTACGGGACGCGGTTGACGACGCGCGACCTCGAACAGCTCGGGTTCGAGGCGGTTCGAGTCGTTTGTCCGTCGGCACAGCCGCTGTTCTTCGGTGAGTCGTTCTTCGGCGAGCGGGCCGAAACCGTGCCGGCCGACCTCGGCTTCGAACCGCGACTTGACCGGGATCACCACCCGTTCCCCTAA
- a CDS encoding DUF63 family protein translates to MDTLERAVDEYGPGQLWVGSFVAVLLVAVGAVTAAPQAVWDRFLWQYFWGPVYADAKSASCAEMTASGPQPLYDGCTAAIQEGRLIAEPGYTIVSEIGYMLILVYMLVGVYFLLERLDIAEDPKLYFAFVPFMLLGGALRTVEDATDRAVDAGVSPIVEYPLSSLIISPVIYGTVFLLTLLVLVVCVDLEQRGVVDSYYRTTGAIGGAFVAVTLLYLTFVALTREYATLYPSVLITTVALASALAYGLYRLFESYRPVLNDGTGYIGLLVIWGHAIDGVANVLLADWLDALNVPLTYYPKHPANEFIITATEALQPAGLSAAIGTSWPFLVVKLAVASLVVSLFNQEFIDDSPRYALLLLIAVTAVGLGPGSRDMLRATFGI, encoded by the coding sequence ATGGATACGCTCGAGCGAGCCGTTGATGAGTACGGGCCCGGCCAGCTCTGGGTGGGCTCTTTCGTTGCAGTCCTTCTCGTCGCGGTCGGCGCTGTTACGGCCGCTCCACAGGCTGTCTGGGACCGGTTCCTCTGGCAGTACTTCTGGGGGCCAGTGTACGCGGACGCCAAGTCGGCTAGCTGTGCCGAAATGACTGCGTCCGGCCCACAACCGCTGTACGATGGCTGTACGGCGGCCATTCAGGAGGGGCGGCTCATCGCCGAACCAGGATACACTATCGTCTCCGAAATCGGCTATATGCTGATTCTAGTGTACATGCTCGTCGGTGTCTACTTCCTTCTAGAGCGACTGGACATCGCCGAAGACCCGAAGCTCTACTTCGCGTTCGTGCCGTTCATGCTGCTTGGCGGTGCGTTGCGGACCGTCGAAGACGCAACCGACCGCGCAGTCGACGCCGGAGTGTCACCGATCGTCGAGTATCCGCTCAGTTCGCTCATCATCAGTCCCGTGATTTACGGCACGGTATTTCTGCTGACCCTGCTCGTCCTCGTCGTCTGCGTGGACCTCGAACAGCGTGGGGTCGTCGACAGCTACTACCGGACGACCGGCGCTATCGGCGGGGCCTTTGTCGCCGTGACGCTTCTGTATCTCACGTTTGTCGCCCTCACCCGCGAGTACGCCACGCTGTACCCGTCAGTCCTCATCACGACTGTCGCACTCGCGTCGGCACTGGCGTACGGACTGTACCGCCTGTTTGAGTCCTACCGCCCGGTACTGAACGACGGAACTGGCTATATCGGCCTGCTGGTCATCTGGGGCCACGCAATCGACGGTGTTGCGAACGTTCTGTTGGCCGACTGGCTCGACGCACTCAATGTCCCGCTAACGTACTATCCGAAACACCCGGCCAACGAGTTCATCATTACGGCTACCGAGGCACTCCAGCCGGCCGGTCTCTCGGCTGCTATCGGCACATCCTGGCCGTTCTTAGTTGTCAAGCTTGCCGTCGCCTCGCTGGTCGTCTCGTTGTTCAACCAGGAGTTCATCGACGACAGCCCACGGTACGCACTGCTGTTGCTCATCGCCGTTACCGCCGTCGGCCTCGGGCCGGGCTCGCGGGATATGCTGCGGGCGACGTTCGGTATCTGA
- a CDS encoding inositol monophosphatase family protein, with amino-acid sequence MTDASHRAAVAERAARAGGVVAREQFRGDLSVDSKANKNDLVTETDRDAQRQVVATIRAEFPDDRFLCEEDLSTRAGPEADREPEAVDSVPDSGSLWVIDPIDGTANYVRGMRLWGTAVSAIVDGEPVASVTYLPSYGDLYAAGPENVTRDGTELSVSGRTDPETFAVAPVGWWDRDDRAEFGRLCSAVGDRFGDIRRLGSFQATLAHVADGALEGLVCTRPMAPWDTLAGVHMVRQAGGTVTDLDGEPWTHDSDSVVASNGEAHEAFVAAGNEALRGE; translated from the coding sequence ATGACAGATGCAAGCCACCGGGCGGCGGTTGCCGAGCGAGCGGCCCGCGCTGGCGGTGTCGTTGCCCGCGAGCAGTTCCGGGGCGACCTCAGTGTCGATTCGAAGGCCAACAAGAACGACCTCGTTACGGAGACGGACCGCGACGCCCAGCGGCAGGTCGTCGCCACGATTCGAGCAGAGTTCCCTGACGACCGATTTCTCTGTGAGGAAGACCTTTCGACGCGGGCCGGGCCCGAGGCTGACCGCGAGCCTGAAGCGGTCGATAGCGTCCCCGACAGTGGTTCCCTGTGGGTCATCGACCCGATTGACGGGACGGCGAACTACGTCCGTGGGATGCGTCTGTGGGGGACGGCCGTCAGCGCAATTGTCGACGGTGAGCCGGTCGCATCAGTGACCTATCTCCCCTCGTATGGCGACCTCTATGCCGCCGGCCCCGAGAACGTGACGCGAGATGGGACCGAGCTTTCGGTGAGTGGCCGAACCGACCCGGAGACGTTCGCCGTGGCCCCTGTCGGCTGGTGGGACCGTGACGACAGGGCTGAGTTCGGTCGGTTGTGCAGTGCTGTCGGCGACCGCTTCGGCGACATTCGGCGTCTGGGTTCGTTTCAGGCGACGCTGGCACACGTTGCCGACGGGGCGCTCGAAGGGCTCGTTTGCACGCGCCCGATGGCACCCTGGGATACGCTCGCCGGCGTCCATATGGTCCGACAGGCTGGCGGCACGGTCACTGACCTCGATGGCGAGCCCTGGACCCACGACAGCGATTCCGTCGTCGCCTCAAACGGCGAAGCACACGAGGCATTCGTAGCGGCCGGCAACGAGGCACTCAGGGGAGAGTAA